In one window of Methanoculleus chikugoensis DNA:
- a CDS encoding type II toxin-antitoxin system HicB family antitoxin, protein MARETIEVYIEGFQDKGEEVPTEEGLLEYTLTVEAHA, encoded by the coding sequence ATGGCACGGGAGACCATCGAGGTCTACATTGAAGGTTTCCAGGATAAGGGCGAGGAGGTTCCCACCGAGGAAGGACTCCTGGAATACACCCTCACCGTTGAAGCCCATGCCTGA